A segment of the Alkalispirillum mobile genome:
GGACCGTGCCCACCGGGAGGCCGGGCAGTGGAAGACCCTCACCACCGCCGAGATCAACCCCGAAGTGCGGGTCGGCGTTGGCGGCCGCGCCGCCTTCCGGATCGGCCTGGACAACGGGCGGTTCGTGCTGCACGCCTCCCTGCGCCTGGTGCTCGGCATCGGCGGCGGAGGCAGCGTGCGCCTCACCCTCGACACCCGCCACCTGGACCTGTGGCTGACCATGCTCCACCAGGCCCTGGTCGATGTCGGCTACGAGCGGGTCGACTGGATCGACGAGGACGCCTTCGAGCAAATGAGCATGCTCGCCTACCTGTCCGCCGTCACCCTGGTCGACGCCAGCCTGTTCCTCCTGCGCACCACCTACACCATCCGCCAGTGGTTCGAGCGCTTCACCCGACGTCGCGACATGGCCAGTCGGATCGCCTACACCCTCGTCAACGATCCGCAGCGGGCCGCCATCGCTGCCTGGGTGCGCCAGCTCCCGCCGGAAGCCCTTGGGCCCCTGCTCGATACCCTGACCAGCGAGCCGAGGGCGTTTATGGTGGAAGTCAAACACGATGGCCGGAAACAGGTGCAACGCTTCGGGCCCGAGCAGGCACTGGCATTCCACCAGCAGGCCATCCTCAACTGCCTGCAATGGATCGTCTCCGGCGTGGGCGAAGGCGTATACGGACCGAAGCGCTTCTTCTTGGCCGACGACCCCAACCCGGCACAGAAGCTGTTCGAGAAGGCCGTGATCCGCATGGGCCGCGACGGGCGCCCCACCAGCGAATCGAACGCCGAGGCCTATACCGAGAACCGGGAACGATTGGACACGTTTATGGCAAACGGTCATACGGCACTCTCGGAAAGCGAGTTGCATTGGAAGTACAGACAGAGGGCCGGGTGGCTTTCCCGGCACATCGAGTAGATGCCTTGCCTGGCACAGCAAGTCCGCATAGTTGAAGCAGGATTGAGCGAGGAATTGGCGATGCCCCGTACAAACATGTTTGTGGCCACCCTGGTCCTTGGGCTTTGGGCCGGGATGGCGTACCCAGCGGATGAGGAAAGGCCCTCGACACCCATATTGGGGGCCGAGGAACAGCAGGCCAAAGAAGAAGGCATGCGCCTGTACGGCATCCGCTGGCGCAGCGTAGCCATTTCCCACCTGGAAAAGGCAGCCGAAGCCGGCGATGTCGAGTCCATGTACTACCTGGGCGAAATCCACCGCTTCATGGACCGCGGCATGTCCCGAGAAGCCATCGACTGGTACCACAGCGCCGCCCAGGGGGGCGATCCCCACGCCATGCTAAGGCTGGAGTGGGGCATGATCTGCGAGCTCGCCGACATCTGCCCCGAGGACCACGACAGCTGGGTCGATATGGCCCTTGAGCAGGAACTGCCCAGAGCCGAGAAGGGCGATCCGGAGGCCATGTCGACCCTCTTCGATGTCTACAACATGCTCGGTGATCCCCGGACAGCCCTGGACTGGCTCGAGCGTGCCGCCGAGGCCGGCAACCCGGAAGCCCAGGATTGGCTGGGAACCATCACGCAGAACCGATCCGGCGAGCTCCCGCCAAAACTCGAAGACGTCAAAGCCGCCGAACCCTGGTTCCGCAAGGCCGCCGAGCAGGGCTATGCACCGGCCATGTACAACCTTTCGCTCGCCTTGCGGAAACAGGAGAGGCATGACGAGGACTGGGAATGGACCCAACAAAGTTCCCAGCACGGCCATATCAGCGGTCGGCTCGCTGTCGGCTGGTGCTACCTGGATCACACATGGGCAGACTTCTGCCCCGACGATATAGAGGACCGGATTAAGGGCTGGGCGATACTTCACGCCGTTTACAAAGAAACACGGAATGAAACAGCGGAGGGCATTCTGGGTCGGCACCAGGACCTGCTTACCGAAGCAGAAATCGCCGAGGCCGAGAAACTGGCCGAAG
Coding sequences within it:
- a CDS encoding tetratricopeptide repeat protein; this encodes MPRTNMFVATLVLGLWAGMAYPADEERPSTPILGAEEQQAKEEGMRLYGIRWRSVAISHLEKAAEAGDVESMYYLGEIHRFMDRGMSREAIDWYHSAAQGGDPHAMLRLEWGMICELADICPEDHDSWVDMALEQELPRAEKGDPEAMSTLFDVYNMLGDPRTALDWLERAAEAGNPEAQDWLGTITQNRSGELPPKLEDVKAAEPWFRKAAEQGYAPAMYNLSLALRKQERHDEDWEWTQQSSQHGHISGRLAVGWCYLDHTWADFCPDDIEDRIKGWAILHAVYKETRNETAEGILGRHQDLLTEAEIAEAEKLAEDWLNRDPPLSYFPPKYGF